In Meleagris gallopavo isolate NT-WF06-2002-E0010 breed Aviagen turkey brand Nicholas breeding stock chromosome 3, Turkey_5.1, whole genome shotgun sequence, one DNA window encodes the following:
- the IGFBP1 gene encoding insulin-like growth factor-binding protein 1 translates to MTQDQMLSYQLMFPISQDKSIPRNFITVYENMKAKRIFELKKWKEQGPCQKELYRALYKLAKVQQRSGGDIYKFYLPNCNKNGFYHSKQCETSLDGESAGCWCVYPKNGIKIPGSPEVKGDSDCQQYLRSEE, encoded by the exons ATGACACAGGATCAGATGCTGAGCTATCAGTTGATGTTTCCCATAAGCCAGGACAAATCCATCCCTCGGAATTTCATCACTGTAtatgaaaacatgaaagcaaagagaatatttgaactcaagaaatggaaagaacag GGACCTTGTCAGAAGGAGCTCTATAGAGCTCTGTATAAATTGGCAAAGGTTCAGCAGAGAAGTGGAGGGGACATTTACAAATTCTATTTACCCAACTGCAACAAGAATGGATTTTACCACAGCAAACAG TGTGAAACTTCACTGGATGGAGAGTCTGCTGGGTGCTGGTGTGTCTATCcaaaaaatggaataaaaattcCTGGATCCCCAGAAGTGAAAGGAGACTCTGATTGCCAACAGTACCTCAGATCAGAAGAATAA